One genomic window of Pseudanabaena sp. FACHB-2040 includes the following:
- a CDS encoding response regulator, with product MRILLIEDDEILAERLTESLASQNYVVDAVADGQLGLEYAQGTDYDLILTDVGLPHLDGITLCQRLRAAGCSTPILLMTARDAPDERVRGLDAGADDHLIKPLNLDELHARLRALLRRGEVAATAVLSLGPLRLNPVSCQVTYADQLLKLTPKEYNLLELFLRNPARVFSRGQIIEHLWNFDDPPLEDSVKAHVKGLRRKLKQADSLEWIENVYGLGYRLNPDVLNLDEAQAAVDQAAHAAALPAPMGPLEQDFRQAMGGLWQQYQGLMAERLGSLQAAAQAIQAGTLSEALRQSGMQAAHKLAGVLGMFECDEGTAIARQLETLLESSPAPAAQTVVDLVQQLAAQMALSAQPAAAPSEPVALLLVTLDPELSAELQALAAAAELSWVEATTLAEAQALVQQRKPERVVLEIASASQWTESLTFLHSLTTQTPPVSALALTTLDSLVDRVAIARALTGQLGQTSSQRLLVKPVTATQVWSQLIPGWRLSPLTRAQVLVVDDDPLIPAALRPLLEPWGLGVVGLASPQQFWDVLNRVAPDLLILDVEMPQFSGIDLCQAVRVDPHWQNLPILFLTAHQDRDTVQQVFTAGADDFITKPIVGPELLTRILNRLERNQLLQTVSRRDPLTGLLNYTQSRQALTDLLQQTNAGSLALLKLVDLGNLQTRCGPETVYQILQHWGSQIQSGLRNSDIAGYWGNGEIIVGMAGLNQPEATDMLAPLCQRLRQHIVTLPTGERLQPELAIALTSYPENSTDLFTLYQSLVKSITP from the coding sequence ATGAGAATTTTGCTGATTGAAGACGATGAGATTTTAGCGGAGCGGCTAACAGAATCTCTCGCCAGTCAAAACTATGTAGTCGATGCCGTTGCCGACGGTCAGCTGGGTCTCGAATATGCCCAGGGGACTGACTACGACCTAATTTTGACCGATGTCGGATTGCCCCACCTAGATGGCATTACCCTGTGTCAGCGGCTGCGGGCTGCGGGCTGCTCTACCCCAATTCTGCTAATGACGGCTCGCGATGCTCCAGATGAGCGGGTTCGAGGACTCGATGCCGGAGCTGACGATCACCTGATCAAGCCGCTTAACCTAGATGAACTCCATGCTCGGCTGCGGGCGTTGCTGCGTCGGGGGGAAGTGGCTGCAACGGCGGTGCTGTCATTGGGACCGCTGCGGCTCAATCCGGTGAGCTGCCAGGTCACCTATGCCGACCAGCTTTTGAAATTGACGCCTAAAGAGTACAACCTGCTGGAGCTGTTTCTACGCAATCCGGCGCGGGTATTTAGCCGGGGGCAAATCATTGAGCATCTCTGGAATTTTGATGACCCGCCCCTGGAAGATAGCGTTAAGGCTCACGTCAAGGGGCTCCGCCGCAAGCTCAAGCAGGCCGATTCGCTGGAGTGGATTGAAAATGTTTACGGCCTAGGCTACCGGCTGAATCCAGATGTGTTGAACCTTGACGAGGCCCAAGCTGCTGTGGATCAAGCTGCCCACGCGGCTGCACTGCCTGCCCCTATGGGGCCGCTAGAGCAGGATTTTCGGCAGGCGATGGGAGGGCTGTGGCAGCAGTACCAGGGGCTGATGGCAGAGCGGTTAGGCAGCTTGCAGGCAGCTGCCCAAGCTATTCAGGCAGGAACTTTGAGTGAGGCTCTGCGGCAGTCCGGGATGCAGGCGGCCCATAAGCTGGCCGGGGTGCTGGGCATGTTTGAGTGCGATGAGGGCACTGCGATCGCACGTCAGCTAGAAACCCTACTAGAGTCTTCACCCGCTCCTGCAGCCCAAACCGTAGTCGATCTGGTGCAGCAGCTAGCGGCGCAGATGGCGCTATCGGCTCAGCCAGCAGCGGCTCCCAGCGAACCTGTTGCCCTGCTGCTGGTTACCCTAGACCCTGAGCTAAGTGCAGAACTACAGGCATTAGCGGCAGCGGCAGAGCTGAGCTGGGTCGAAGCCACCACCCTAGCCGAGGCCCAGGCCCTAGTGCAGCAGCGCAAGCCAGAGCGAGTGGTTCTAGAAATTGCCTCGGCCAGTCAGTGGACGGAGAGCCTGACCTTTCTCCACAGCCTCACCACCCAGACGCCCCCCGTATCTGCCCTAGCGCTGACCACGCTAGATAGTTTGGTAGATCGAGTTGCGATCGCACGGGCTCTGACCGGACAGCTCGGCCAAACCAGCAGCCAACGGCTACTTGTCAAGCCCGTCACCGCCACCCAAGTGTGGAGCCAGCTCATCCCAGGCTGGCGGCTCAGCCCCCTCACTCGCGCCCAGGTGCTGGTAGTAGACGACGACCCCCTCATTCCTGCTGCCCTGCGCCCCCTGCTAGAACCATGGGGCCTGGGCGTAGTCGGGCTAGCCTCTCCCCAGCAGTTTTGGGACGTGCTCAACAGAGTTGCCCCCGACCTGCTGATCCTAGACGTAGAGATGCCCCAATTTAGCGGCATTGACCTCTGCCAGGCAGTGCGCGTTGACCCCCACTGGCAAAACCTGCCCATCCTGTTTCTAACCGCCCACCAAGACCGCGATACTGTGCAGCAGGTGTTTACAGCAGGCGCAGATGACTTTATCACCAAACCGATTGTGGGGCCGGAGCTGCTGACCCGCATTCTCAACCGGCTAGAGCGCAATCAGCTTCTGCAGACAGTGTCTCGACGCGACCCCCTAACCGGCCTCTTAAACTACACTCAGTCCCGGCAAGCACTGACCGATCTGCTTCAGCAAACCAACGCCGGTTCCCTAGCCCTGCTAAAGCTAGTCGATCTAGGCAACCTCCAGACCCGCTGCGGCCCCGAAACCGTTTACCAAATCCTGCAGCACTGGGGTTCCCAGATCCAGTCAGGGCTTCGCAACTCAGACATTGCGGGCTACTGGGGCAACGGAGAAATCATTGTAGGTATGGCAGGCCTCAATCAACCCGAGGCCACCGATATGCTAGCCCCCCTCTGCCAACGCCTGCGGCAGCACATCGTAACCCTACCCACTGGAGAACGCCTCCAGCCCGAACTTGCGATCGCGCTTACCTCATACCCCGAAAACAGCACCGATCTGTTCACCCTCTACCAATCGCTCGTCAAAAGCATCACCCCTTAG
- a CDS encoding PAS domain S-box protein, with translation MSVNPEELVKPLSGPLDILTVALNSVADALVWTDCQGQVLGCNAAFERLVGQSSGQAQQLPLWQLLPLRQQHQLVEPQNYPSYQILQGCYTPCEYELQLSDQRLILEVSGNRVDSSGEPVALLTIRDLTRTRAAAQTRAETLSLLQAALESTADGVFVVARNGQVLAYNQKFVRMWGVPKHLLAADTNPPERFQYLAEQTTDPEEFKARVLYLFDQTPEAAVFDRLTMKDGRIFERYSQPQWLEGRIVGRIWSYRDITKRQQAEIALQQREEKYRAIFENSQVGIGRTRIWDGLILEANQRFAQIMGYASPTELIGQVHTQDFYANPQDRHELVAALQRQGGVHDFEVQLLRRDGSLIWGLLSLRTNLAEDCLEFVITDISDRKRVEADRQRAEAALRQREAEYRLLVETANSVILKWDTRGSVLYLNDYGQKFFGYELEEIVGHSVVGTIVPETETTGRDLEDLMVNLCEHPERYTFNENENCCKDGRRVWIAWANKPIYNEQGQLTGILSVGADVTERRRLEENLRQSQQFFNMIVENIPITVFTKNIRAGFRYELINQNCERILGFTRQEGMGKTDYDLLPQPLADHYRVQDLAVVAQGTAMETSEEVILPRSGEKVFLRSVKLPLFDRHGNPSYLLGISEDFTERQQREEALRLIVEGTASATGEEFFRTCVSYLARVLRVRYAFIAQFTEAGHAQTLAYWADGDIAENFDYAIAGTPCSEMVPGQLLCYPQEVKLQFPNSPRLQSMTAESYLGAPLLDAAGQMLGHLAVLDDKPMSEDTGRESILRIFAARAGAELKRMQAEKELRDSEERFRTLIANLPGAAYRCHDDENWTLTFLSESFEQITGYPVSDFVHNRTRNINDISLADAAQVRAAIQTALAERQPYILEYPIAHADGSIRWIYEKGQGIFDAAGQLLWLDGVMFDISDRKQAETLLNSQKQVLERIAAGAPLVETLTLLIDTFEPLARCKAGSILFLDAAGKRLHHGISPRLPEAYKQVADGLEVGPCAGSCGTAVYRKAPVIVSDTLTDPLWAAKRELARLHHLRSCWAVPILGAHGQILGTLAFYYSKPHSPTQEDWQLLETAAHLAGIAIERKRTEEELYRAKEAAEAANRAKSQFLANMSHELRTPMNAILGFTQLMARDTTLSSQQHDSLGVINQSGKHLLSLINDVLEMSKIEAGRVVLNLAPFDLYSLLQGLQEMFQVLAAAKNLTLIAEIASEVPRYIVGDEGKLRQVLINLLGNAIKFTDVGTVSLAVHLEPVPPDLAALHGSQTLQFEVADTGPGIATDVLPILFQPFVQACNHVPGEGGTGLGLAITRQFVQLMGGTIDVETNLGQGTTFRFDIDVTVTDAATTAVPCRGQAGQQETKDCYTDQPFRSASCALTPVRPQDLQVMPPTWIEQLNQAAIQADADWVKHLIDQVPPGQADLAKRLMALANQFDFDAMLELTESPTDD, from the coding sequence ATGAGCGTCAACCCGGAAGAACTGGTCAAACCCCTTTCCGGCCCTCTCGATATTCTGACAGTAGCGCTCAACAGCGTTGCCGATGCCCTGGTCTGGACTGACTGCCAGGGACAGGTTTTGGGCTGCAATGCTGCCTTTGAGAGGTTAGTAGGGCAGAGCAGCGGTCAGGCGCAGCAGCTACCGCTGTGGCAGCTTTTACCCTTACGGCAGCAGCACCAGCTTGTAGAGCCACAAAATTATCCCTCGTACCAAATTTTGCAGGGCTGTTACACCCCGTGTGAATACGAGCTGCAGCTGAGCGACCAGCGCTTAATTTTGGAGGTCTCTGGCAATCGGGTCGATAGCAGCGGTGAGCCCGTCGCACTTTTGACAATCCGAGATCTTACCCGCACTAGGGCGGCTGCTCAAACGCGAGCTGAAACCCTATCGCTGCTCCAGGCGGCCCTGGAATCCACTGCAGACGGCGTGTTCGTGGTGGCCCGTAACGGTCAGGTGTTGGCCTACAATCAAAAGTTCGTGCGGATGTGGGGTGTGCCCAAGCATCTGCTGGCTGCTGATACCAACCCCCCTGAGCGGTTTCAGTACTTGGCGGAGCAGACAACCGATCCAGAGGAGTTTAAGGCCAGGGTCTTGTATCTGTTTGACCAAACTCCCGAAGCAGCAGTTTTTGATCGGCTAACGATGAAAGATGGCCGCATCTTTGAGCGCTATTCTCAGCCTCAATGGTTAGAGGGCCGCATTGTAGGCCGAATCTGGAGCTATCGGGACATCACCAAACGCCAGCAGGCAGAGATTGCCCTGCAGCAGCGAGAAGAGAAATATCGGGCTATTTTTGAAAACTCCCAGGTGGGCATTGGCCGCACTCGCATCTGGGACGGGCTGATCTTAGAGGCCAACCAGCGCTTTGCCCAGATTATGGGCTATGCCTCGCCCACCGAGCTAATCGGTCAGGTTCATACCCAAGATTTCTATGCCAACCCTCAAGATCGGCATGAGCTGGTGGCGGCACTGCAGCGCCAAGGCGGCGTTCATGACTTTGAGGTGCAGCTGCTGCGCCGGGATGGCTCTCTCATCTGGGGGCTGCTGTCTCTGCGGACAAATCTGGCCGAAGACTGCCTAGAGTTTGTGATTACGGATATTAGCGATCGCAAACGTGTCGAAGCAGATCGCCAGCGAGCCGAAGCCGCTCTGCGCCAGCGGGAAGCCGAGTACCGCCTGCTGGTAGAAACGGCCAACTCCGTCATTTTGAAATGGGATACCCGGGGCAGCGTGCTGTATCTCAATGACTACGGCCAAAAATTCTTTGGCTATGAGTTAGAAGAGATTGTGGGGCACAGTGTGGTGGGTACGATTGTGCCCGAAACTGAAACCACTGGGCGCGATCTGGAAGACCTGATGGTTAACCTCTGTGAGCACCCCGAACGCTACACGTTCAATGAGAACGAAAACTGCTGTAAAGACGGTCGCCGCGTCTGGATCGCTTGGGCCAACAAGCCCATTTACAATGAGCAGGGCCAGCTGACAGGCATTCTCTCGGTAGGGGCCGATGTGACCGAGCGCAGACGTTTAGAAGAAAATCTGCGCCAGTCTCAACAGTTTTTCAACATGATTGTGGAAAACATTCCCATCACCGTCTTTACCAAGAACATTCGGGCGGGGTTTCGCTACGAGCTGATCAACCAAAACTGCGAACGTATCTTAGGCTTTACCCGGCAAGAGGGCATGGGTAAGACTGATTATGACCTGCTGCCCCAGCCCCTAGCCGATCACTATCGGGTCCAGGATTTAGCGGTAGTGGCTCAAGGCACTGCAATGGAAACCTCAGAAGAGGTGATCTTGCCTCGCAGTGGGGAAAAGGTTTTTCTGCGCAGCGTCAAACTGCCGCTGTTTGACCGTCACGGCAACCCTTCTTATCTGCTGGGCATCTCCGAAGACTTTACTGAACGACAGCAGCGGGAAGAAGCCTTACGCCTGATTGTAGAGGGCACAGCATCTGCCACTGGAGAAGAGTTTTTTCGCACCTGCGTCAGCTACCTGGCTCGGGTACTGCGGGTGCGCTATGCCTTCATTGCCCAGTTCACTGAGGCAGGCCACGCCCAAACGCTGGCCTATTGGGCCGATGGAGACATTGCTGAAAACTTTGACTACGCGATTGCCGGAACCCCCTGTTCAGAGATGGTGCCGGGCCAGCTGCTTTGCTACCCCCAAGAGGTAAAGCTACAGTTCCCCAACTCTCCCCGGCTGCAGAGCATGACGGCTGAGAGCTATTTGGGCGCACCGCTGCTTGATGCTGCTGGTCAAATGCTGGGCCATCTAGCCGTATTGGACGACAAGCCCATGTCTGAAGATACTGGCCGAGAGTCGATTCTGCGCATTTTTGCTGCTAGAGCGGGAGCCGAGCTGAAGCGGATGCAGGCCGAAAAAGAGCTGCGGGACAGCGAGGAGCGCTTTAGAACTCTAATTGCCAACCTGCCTGGAGCGGCTTACCGCTGCCACGACGATGAAAACTGGACGCTGACCTTCCTCAGTGAGTCCTTTGAGCAAATTACGGGCTATCCCGTCTCAGACTTCGTCCATAACCGAACTCGCAATATTAATGACATTTCCCTGGCCGATGCTGCTCAAGTCAGAGCCGCAATCCAGACTGCCTTGGCCGAGCGCCAGCCCTATATTCTGGAGTACCCCATTGCCCATGCCGATGGCAGCATCCGCTGGATATATGAAAAGGGCCAGGGTATTTTTGATGCCGCAGGCCAGCTGCTGTGGTTAGACGGGGTAATGTTTGACATTAGCGATCGCAAACAGGCCGAAACCCTGCTCAATAGCCAAAAGCAGGTGCTAGAGCGAATTGCTGCCGGGGCACCTCTCGTCGAGACGCTAACCCTGCTGATCGACACCTTTGAACCTCTGGCCCGCTGCAAAGCCGGGTCGATTTTGTTTTTAGACGCTGCTGGCAAGCGCCTGCACCACGGTATTAGCCCGCGCCTGCCCGAGGCGTACAAGCAGGTAGCCGACGGGCTGGAAGTCGGGCCCTGTGCCGGTAGCTGCGGCACAGCCGTTTATCGCAAAGCGCCAGTGATCGTCTCCGACACCCTCACGGATCCGCTCTGGGCTGCTAAACGGGAACTGGCTCGTCTACACCACTTACGCAGCTGTTGGGCTGTGCCGATCTTGGGGGCTCACGGGCAAATTCTTGGCACCCTGGCCTTTTACTACAGCAAGCCCCACAGCCCTACTCAGGAGGATTGGCAGCTGCTAGAAACGGCAGCCCACCTGGCGGGCATCGCCATTGAGCGCAAGCGCACGGAGGAAGAACTCTACCGGGCCAAGGAAGCTGCCGAAGCCGCCAACCGAGCCAAGAGCCAGTTTCTGGCTAACATGAGCCACGAACTGCGCACTCCTATGAACGCCATTCTGGGCTTTACCCAGCTAATGGCGCGAGATACTACCCTTTCAAGCCAGCAGCATGATTCTCTGGGCGTAATCAATCAGAGCGGCAAACACCTGCTTAGCCTGATCAACGACGTGCTAGAGATGTCCAAAATTGAAGCGGGCCGGGTAGTGCTCAACCTAGCGCCCTTTGATCTCTATAGCCTGCTGCAGGGTCTGCAGGAAATGTTTCAGGTCTTGGCTGCCGCTAAAAACCTGACCCTAATCGCTGAAATTGCGTCTGAAGTGCCTCGGTACATTGTGGGAGATGAGGGCAAACTGCGCCAAGTTCTGATTAACCTGCTGGGCAACGCAATTAAGTTCACTGACGTGGGAACGGTGTCTTTAGCGGTGCATTTAGAGCCTGTGCCTCCCGATCTAGCCGCTTTACACGGCAGTCAAACGCTCCAGTTTGAGGTAGCCGATACAGGCCCCGGCATTGCCACAGATGTGCTGCCCATTTTATTCCAGCCCTTTGTGCAGGCCTGCAATCACGTGCCGGGAGAAGGCGGTACGGGCCTAGGGCTGGCCATTACTCGGCAGTTTGTCCAGCTCATGGGCGGCACCATTGATGTTGAGACTAACCTAGGTCAGGGCACCACCTTCCGATTTGACATTGATGTGACCGTGACCGATGCAGCTACCACGGCTGTGCCTTGTCGAGGCCAAGCTGGTCAGCAAGAGACAAAAGACTGCTATACGGATCAGCCATTCAGATCTGCCAGTTGTGCGCTGACCCCAGTTCGGCCGCAGGATCTGCAGGTTATGCCCCCTACTTGGATCGAGCAGTTGAACCAGGCGGCTATTCAGGCTGATGCTGACTGGGTGAAGCATCTGATTGATCAAGTCCCCCCAGGCCAAGCGGACCTAGCAAAGCGGCTGATGGCCCTAGCCAACCAGTTTGATTTTGATGCCATGCTGGAGTTGACGGAGAGCCCTACAGATGACTGA